CAAAGGCGTGCACCTGTTCGGTGGGAGCACCGGCATTGGCGGCCGTCCAGGCTTTGTCGGATGCCACCTTCATGGGCAGCAGGCCGGCGCCGTCCGTGCGCGCGATCGCGATCGGCTCCCCGGCGACGTCGCTGACGACGATGGCCGCCGGCATACCGGCCTCGCGTGCGCTCTCGACAGCGGCCTCGAGCAGTCGGCGAGCCGTCTCGTAGCTCACCGTCGACCGCTCGTAGGTGGTCGGTTCCGAATCACTCATCTCGTTCCTCCCTCACTGTGACAGGCTTGGTGCAGCGCGGCACGGAGCAGGCGTGGGTCGTGCAGAGGATCCATCAGCGCCATCATCGACAGCGCTGTGGCAGCCAGGTGTCGGGCCAGCTCCGCACCAGCGCCCACGGCGTCCCCTCGGGACACCGCTTGCAAGATCCTGGTGTCGTGCTCCAGGACCACGTCCCAGGCGCTCGGCGTCTGAGTCATGTAGACACGGCGATACCGGCTCGCGTGATCGGCCAACTGCTTGATCTGCCGCAGCAACCGGCCATCGATGTCCGAGTAGAGGAGCGCGTGGTACCGCTCGTGCGGAGCCGTGAACCGGTCGTAGTCGCGCTGCTCGGCGCTTTGCCGCATCTCCTCGAGCGCCGTGGCCATCTGCTCCAGTTCACGCTCTGTCAGTGATGCTACGCGCACGGTCAGCACCAGCGGTTCCAGCACCAACCGCGAGGCGTAAAGCTCCTCCAGGTCGTCCAGCGAGAAGTCGGCAACCTGGACACGGCGGTTGTGCCTCGAGACCACGAGCCCTTCCCGCTCCAACAACCGGCACGCCTCGCGGATCGGGGAGCGGGACACCCCTAGGTCGCGAGACAGATCAGCCTGGGACACGACCGCTCCCGGCGGGAGTTCACCGTGCAGGATCCGGTTGCGCAGCAGTTCGTGAACCGCCTCGAGGGTGATAGTTCCCTGACCCGCCTCGCTCCCGGCCTCCGCTGATGTCAGCGAGTCTGGTGATCGTTCGACCATCGGCATAGCCCCTGCGTGTACTCGATCCGTGTGGCGACACTCAGCATTCTGTCGACAGAATTACCTAGCGTCAAGGTGATTCGTCGCGAAGTTGGCCTTGTGAACGCATAGTTAAGGGTCCATTCTGTAGACAGAATGGACCCAGTACTCAAGGAGGCGTCATGGTCGAACCCGATCTGTTCCGTGCTGCCATGTCTCAGGTTGCGACCCCGGTCGTCGTCGTGACGGCGATCTCGGAGGAGCGGCCGCACGGCACTACCGTCGGCGCGTTCACTTCCCTGTCTCTTGATCCACCGATGATCTCCGTAGCCCTGGACCGGCAGTCGGAACTGCTGGCCAAACTGCGGGGCGCCGAGCGCTTCGGTATCAACGTGCTGGCCAGTGACCAACAAGTGCTCGCGGCCAACTTCAGCAAGAAGAGTCCCGACAAGTTCGCGTCCGTGGATTGGCGTCCCGACGCGGGACTACCGCGGCTGCCCGGCGCCGCCGTCTGGCTGGTATGCCGGACAAGCGAGCTTCTCGATGGTGGCGACCACGTGGTCGTGCTGGGAACAGTCGAACACGCCGAGCTCGACCAGCGCTCACCTCTGGTCTACCACGACCACACCTTCTCGACCGTCGGGGCCATCGCGGATGACGTCGTCGTCAGCAGCGCTCGCAGAGTGGCCGAAGCCTGATCGCTGCGGGAGCGGCCGGACATCCCGTCGTGGTCGTGGACGACAGCCGTGCCCAGGGCAGCGTGACCTTCGCCGCGGCCCTTGCTACACCGCTCCTTGTCTCGTTCACAGCAGCCCTGGACAGCCGAGGCAGCGGTGGATCCCGCGCGCCAAGCGGGGCTCCCGGCGGTGGGCGCCTTCTGCGAACTCGTGCCGGAGGATGGAGCCGTCGAATCGGCCCGCGACAGAGAACTTGCCGGCTTCACCACCAAGCGTGAACTCGCCCTCGCCTCGATCGCCGACCTGGGCACCTACCGGCGCGGCCTCCACGAGCCGCAGGTCCGGCGTTCCACTGTTACCCGATACCCACCGAACACGGGACGGGGCGGGTCATCGGCTACGAGAGCACGCACACCGAGGACGCGCACATGTGCGCGGTCTCGGGAGAAGCGGCCGGCCGACATGACGTCACGGCGACCGTTGTCCAAAGCGGACGACTGGTCGGGGAGTGACGGGTGTGGCTGTACACCTGCTGCACGCTGCCGTCTGCGGAGGCGTTGGCCGTTGCCACTCGCCGAATGCGACACCGGAAGGCGTCCCCTTCTCTGCGTCGCGCCCCGGAATCCGACCTCCGTCGTGGCGCTCGGCTCCTCGTACTCGCCCATGCCGTTCACCCATGAGCTGTTCGGACAGGAAAACGTGAGCTGTCCGGACAGGAAAAGATGCGCGCCTGCACGTGTGCCCCCGGCCGGATCCACCGGGCCGGGGGCACACGTGCAGGCCTGACGGCCGAAGGTCAGTCGTGGGTCGGGTAGTCGGTGTAACCGGTGTGGTCACCGCCGTAGAAGGTGGCGGGGTCCGGGGAGTTGAAGGGACCGCCGGCGGCCAGCCGCTTGGGCAGGTCGG
The nucleotide sequence above comes from Streptomyces sp. NL15-2K. Encoded proteins:
- a CDS encoding flavin reductase family protein, translating into MVEPDLFRAAMSQVATPVVVVTAISEERPHGTTVGAFTSLSLDPPMISVALDRQSELLAKLRGAERFGINVLASDQQVLAANFSKKSPDKFASVDWRPDAGLPRLPGAAVWLVCRTSELLDGGDHVVVLGTVEHAELDQRSPLVYHDHTFSTVGAIADDVVVSSARRVAEA
- a CDS encoding GntR family transcriptional regulator, translated to MVERSPDSLTSAEAGSEAGQGTITLEAVHELLRNRILHGELPPGAVVSQADLSRDLGVSRSPIREACRLLEREGLVVSRHNRRVQVADFSLDDLEELYASRLVLEPLVLTVRVASLTERELEQMATALEEMRQSAEQRDYDRFTAPHERYHALLYSDIDGRLLRQIKQLADHASRYRRVYMTQTPSAWDVVLEHDTRILQAVSRGDAVGAGAELARHLAATALSMMALMDPLHDPRLLRAALHQACHSEGGTR
- a CDS encoding heme-binding protein; its protein translation is MSDSEPTTYERSTVSYETARRLLEAAVESAREAGMPAAIVVSDVAGEPIAIARTDGAGLLPMKVASDKAWTAANAGAPTEQVHAFVSSDPAALAYMPAVPRFSSVAGGLPITGGGRVIGAIGVSGGASAQDVAVARAALDALGEL